The following is a genomic window from Pyxidicoccus trucidator.
GCCGTGTCGAGCGTGGTGGCGAACAGGCCAATCTCCTGCACCACCCCGGTGATGCCCGCGGCGGAGATTTCATCGCCCACGCGGAAGGGGCGCAGCACGAGCAGGAAGATGCCCGCAGCGAAGTTGGAGAGCAGGCCCGCCCACGCCGCGCCAATCGCGATGCCCGCCGCCGCCAGCAGCGCGGCGAAGGACGTGGTCTCCACCCCCATCATCCCCAGGATGCCGAGCAGCAGGAGGATGGTGAGGGAGCCCGCGAAGAGCGACTCGACGTAGCGGATGAGCGTGGAGTCGAGCTGCCGCTTCTGCAGCGCCAGGTTCAGCACGCGCCGGAAGCCGTTGATGATGGTGCGACCCACGAACCACAACACCAGCGCCCCCATTGCTTTGAGCAGAAAGGGAAGGGCTTCGGTGAGGGCCAGCGACTTGAGTTGGTTGATGATGGCGTCCATGCCCGCGTCACTGTGCAGGCGCCGCGCCAGCCCAGTCCCACGCGTAAGTCCCTGCCGCGGTGGGGCTTCGCGCCCGTCACCCGGCCCGGTGCGCGCCGGGCTGACGCGTCCGGTGGGCCGTCAGCCGGGGCGCTGACACGTCAGGCTCGGGCTCCGGCGGGCTTCAGGTGCTGCCCAGCCCCAGCTCCCGCAGGCGGCGCTGGAGCGCGCGCTTGGAGACCTCCAGGCGTTGCACCATCCGGTCCAGGTCCCCCTCGCACTCGTGGAAGCAGCGGGTGATTTCCTCCGGGCTCAAGTCCCGCGCGGTGCGCAGCAGGGAGCTCTTGTCGATGAGCACGTAGACGGAGGGACGGGGGATGCCCAGCCAGTCCGCGGTGGCCTTGAGGTCCCATGAGCAGGCGCGCAGGGCCTCCAGCAACTCCTGCTCGCTCACCTCGGAGG
Proteins encoded in this region:
- a CDS encoding mechanosensitive ion channel family protein; translation: MDAIINQLKSLALTEALPFLLKAMGALVLWFVGRTIINGFRRVLNLALQKRQLDSTLIRYVESLFAGSLTILLLLGILGMMGVETTSFAALLAAAGIAIGAAWAGLLSNFAAGIFLLVLRPFRVGDEISAAGITGVVQEIGLFATTLDTADNLRISVGNNRLFGDNIINFTHHPHRKLVVKLPLLHGGDVRMQMRALLEMVAAVPGVLQTPAPSVGVAEFTALGPVLGIGVHCKPTSATAVQNAVTDTAADFLVASGYAVPPQAAQQLLAKIS